A portion of the Stigmatella aurantiaca DW4/3-1 genome contains these proteins:
- a CDS encoding iron-containing redox enzyme family protein — protein sequence MFIDTEEWLSDDNPYRRTLRPHVFKYLDFSRPLRRDELLTYTGLSANRTLLTIYESDFLLLPRKDFGAKRQDFEEFYSPRLKVLGEIVRPELESFLFHFLGEEISVTGHWTASSLKAYLEDYARSIRQGSDNKAMAAILGSADPVHAAKTFLIQLAGDFLLESSAMSRNILGRYGAIQSALFKVVIDEYGYGVHKTKHSTVFERLLERCGLDSSPHTYWQFYLTSSLLLNNYYNWICRDHSRFFRYLGAIYQAETAFIASCQQMADMMRQVFGADAEVQYFLEHVHIDQHHSRMVLDELIMPAIESFGEGIILDIVRGFEEGKLLGDIAEQDFCQQVRWSDNGGKYKTLHPAIYARIKEGSIHPKMQQFVEPRGELSVTHVHDGDELCHIQSGVMRFVTGHERYTLLHAGEGTVIQRNRLHGAIIDSEECVYNIYSIGDHQKCL from the coding sequence TTGTTCATTGACACCGAGGAGTGGTTGTCGGACGACAATCCCTATCGCCGCACGCTACGGCCTCACGTCTTCAAGTACCTGGACTTCTCTCGGCCACTGCGGCGTGACGAGCTCCTGACCTATACGGGGCTCTCCGCCAACCGCACGCTCCTGACGATCTATGAGAGTGACTTTTTGCTCCTGCCCCGGAAGGATTTCGGCGCCAAGCGGCAAGACTTCGAGGAGTTCTACAGCCCGCGGCTCAAAGTCCTGGGGGAAATCGTCCGTCCGGAGCTGGAGTCCTTCCTCTTCCATTTTCTGGGAGAGGAGATATCGGTCACCGGCCATTGGACCGCTTCCTCGCTGAAGGCTTACTTGGAGGACTACGCCCGGTCGATACGCCAGGGGTCCGACAACAAGGCCATGGCCGCAATCCTCGGGTCCGCGGACCCGGTGCACGCCGCGAAGACCTTCCTGATTCAGCTCGCGGGGGACTTCCTCCTGGAATCCTCAGCCATGTCCCGAAATATTCTAGGCCGCTATGGCGCCATCCAATCCGCTCTGTTCAAGGTCGTCATCGATGAGTACGGCTATGGTGTCCACAAGACCAAGCATAGCACTGTATTCGAGCGCTTGCTGGAGAGGTGCGGCTTGGATTCCTCTCCGCATACCTACTGGCAGTTCTACCTGACCTCCTCGTTGCTGCTGAATAATTACTACAACTGGATTTGCAGAGACCATTCCCGGTTCTTCCGTTACCTGGGGGCCATCTACCAAGCGGAGACAGCCTTTATCGCCTCTTGTCAGCAGATGGCGGACATGATGCGCCAGGTCTTTGGCGCGGACGCGGAGGTCCAGTATTTTCTGGAGCACGTCCACATCGACCAGCACCACAGCAGGATGGTTCTCGATGAGCTCATCATGCCAGCCATCGAGAGCTTCGGAGAGGGCATCATCCTGGATATCGTGAGGGGATTCGAAGAAGGCAAATTGCTGGGGGACATCGCCGAGCAGGACTTTTGCCAGCAGGTCCGTTGGTCGGATAACGGCGGGAAGTACAAGACCCTGCACCCCGCCATCTACGCTCGAATCAAGGAGGGGTCGATCCATCCGAAGATGCAGCAGTTCGTCGAGCCACGAGGCGAGCTGTCCGTCACCCACGTTCATGATGGAGATGAACTCTGTCACATTCAGTCGGGTGTCATGCGCTTCGTGACGGGCCACGAACGGTACACGCTGCTCCACGCAGGAGAGGGAACCGTCATCCAGCGGAACAGGCTACACGGCGCGATCATCGACTCCGAGGAGTGCGTTTACAATATTTACTCCATCGGAGATCACCAGAAATGCCTGTAG
- a CDS encoding 50S ribosomal protein L11 methyltransferase — MTLTNRQTDAAAASLDETDQKLIPRWHFAMLNDVERNDAFSQAVRRAVVPGMCVLDVGSGSGLLSMMATQAGANTVISCESVEPVAAVAQRIIESNGFHERITIVPKVSFDLIVGRDLPRRADILITETVDCGLVGEGLFRIIRHARDHLLHEQSQIIPRRASIFCALLESSAIHKNNFASDASGFDVSLFNRFSTQGYFPVRLWTWEHRFLSEKVPALSYDFLVDPLLEREVRFPVRVKITGTLHGILFWFELDLGSGIRLSNEPGNSQSHWMQAIQCFEKPCHVKEGSILTVKVHQGETNIDFEIE, encoded by the coding sequence ATGACATTGACCAACCGGCAAACGGATGCAGCCGCAGCGAGCCTGGATGAAACTGACCAGAAGCTGATTCCGAGATGGCACTTCGCCATGCTGAATGATGTCGAACGAAACGACGCGTTCAGCCAGGCCGTCCGGCGGGCGGTGGTTCCTGGCATGTGCGTGCTAGACGTCGGCTCTGGCTCCGGCCTGTTGTCGATGATGGCCACTCAAGCGGGCGCCAATACCGTCATCTCCTGTGAGAGCGTCGAGCCGGTGGCCGCAGTGGCTCAGAGGATCATCGAATCCAATGGTTTTCATGAGCGGATTACCATCGTTCCCAAAGTCTCCTTCGATCTGATCGTGGGGAGAGATCTGCCTCGAAGAGCCGATATCTTGATCACAGAGACAGTGGACTGTGGCTTGGTGGGAGAAGGGCTCTTTCGCATCATCCGCCATGCCCGTGACCACCTTTTGCACGAGCAGTCGCAGATCATCCCCAGACGCGCGAGCATTTTCTGCGCCTTGCTCGAGAGCAGCGCTATTCACAAGAATAACTTCGCCTCTGACGCGAGCGGATTCGACGTGAGCCTGTTCAACCGGTTCTCCACCCAGGGCTACTTCCCCGTGCGCCTGTGGACCTGGGAGCACCGATTTCTGAGCGAGAAGGTGCCGGCGCTCAGCTATGACTTCCTGGTGGATCCTCTCTTGGAGCGTGAGGTGCGGTTTCCCGTGCGGGTGAAGATCACGGGAACCCTTCATGGCATCCTCTTCTGGTTCGAGCTTGATTTGGGGAGCGGGATCCGGCTCTCGAACGAGCCCGGAAATTCCCAGAGCCATTGGATGCAAGCCATTCAGTGCTTTGAGAAGCCCTGTCACGTGAAGGAGGGGAGCATCCTCACGGTCAAGGTGCATCAGGGCGAGACAAACATCGATTTTGAGATTGAATAG